In a single window of the Amycolatopsis sp. cg5 genome:
- the fusA gene encoding elongation factor G, with protein MARDVLTDLNKVRNIGIMAHIDAGKTTTTERILFYTGVNYKIGEVHDGAATMDWMEEEQKRGITITSAATTTFWADHQINIIDTPGHVDFTVEVERSLRVLDGAVAVFDGKEGVEPQSEQVWRQADKYEVPRICFVNKMDKLGADFYYTVKTIVERLGAKPLVIQLPIGSENAFEGVVDLVRMKALTWRGEVQKGEDYSIEEIPADLAELAAEYREKLVETIAETDDDLMEKFLGGEELTEAEIKVGIRKLTIAREAYPVLTGSAFKNKGVQPMLDAVIDYLPSPLDVPAVEGILPNGETMLRKPNTEEPFAALAFKIAAHPFFGKLTYIRVYSGKIAKGSQVVNATKERKERIGGLFQMHSNKENPVEEGQAGHIYAVQGLKDTTTGDTLADPQNPIVLESMTFPAPVIRVAIEPKTKADQEKLSLAIQKLAEEDPTFQVNLDEETGQTIIAGMGELHLEVLVNRMKSDYKVEANIGKPQVAYRETVRKTVEKLDYVHKKQTGGSGQFAKVIVKLEPLETTDGALYEFENKVTGGRVPREYIPSVDAGAQDAMQYGVLAGYPLVGLKFTLLDGAYHEVDSSEMAFKVAGSMAMKEAAKKAGPVILEPLMAVEVTTPEDYMGDVIGDLNSRRGQIQAMEERAGTRVVKALVPLSEMFGYVGDLRSRTQGRANYSMVFDSYAEVPANVAKEIIAKATGE; from the coding sequence GTGGCACGTGACGTGCTGACCGACCTGAACAAGGTCCGCAACATCGGCATCATGGCGCACATCGACGCCGGTAAGACCACAACCACTGAGCGGATCCTGTTCTACACCGGGGTCAACTACAAGATCGGCGAAGTCCACGACGGCGCCGCGACGATGGACTGGATGGAGGAGGAGCAGAAGCGGGGTATCACCATCACCTCGGCTGCCACCACCACCTTCTGGGCCGACCACCAGATCAACATCATCGACACCCCCGGGCACGTCGACTTCACCGTCGAGGTGGAGCGGTCCCTGCGGGTGCTCGATGGCGCCGTCGCCGTCTTCGACGGCAAGGAGGGCGTCGAGCCGCAGTCGGAGCAGGTCTGGCGTCAGGCCGACAAGTACGAGGTTCCTCGTATCTGCTTCGTCAACAAGATGGACAAGCTCGGTGCGGACTTCTACTACACCGTGAAGACCATCGTCGAGCGTCTCGGTGCCAAGCCGCTGGTCATCCAGCTGCCGATCGGCTCCGAGAACGCCTTCGAGGGCGTCGTCGACCTGGTCCGCATGAAGGCGCTGACCTGGCGTGGCGAGGTCCAGAAGGGCGAGGACTACAGCATCGAGGAGATCCCCGCGGATCTCGCCGAGCTGGCCGCGGAGTACCGCGAGAAGCTGGTCGAGACGATCGCCGAGACCGACGACGACCTGATGGAGAAGTTCCTCGGTGGCGAGGAGCTGACGGAGGCCGAGATCAAGGTCGGCATCCGCAAGCTCACCATCGCCCGCGAGGCCTACCCGGTCCTCACCGGTTCCGCGTTCAAGAACAAGGGCGTCCAGCCCATGCTCGACGCGGTCATCGACTACCTGCCGTCGCCGCTCGACGTCCCCGCCGTGGAGGGCATCCTCCCCAACGGCGAGACCATGCTGCGCAAGCCGAACACCGAAGAGCCGTTCGCGGCACTGGCGTTCAAGATCGCGGCGCACCCGTTCTTCGGCAAGCTGACCTACATCCGGGTCTACTCGGGCAAGATCGCCAAGGGCTCCCAGGTCGTCAACGCGACCAAGGAGCGCAAGGAGCGCATCGGCGGCCTGTTCCAGATGCACTCCAACAAGGAGAACCCGGTCGAAGAGGGCCAGGCAGGGCACATCTACGCCGTGCAGGGCCTCAAGGACACCACGACCGGTGACACCTTGGCCGACCCGCAGAACCCGATCGTCCTCGAGTCGATGACGTTCCCGGCGCCGGTCATCCGCGTCGCGATCGAGCCGAAGACGAAGGCCGACCAGGAGAAGCTCTCCCTGGCGATCCAGAAGCTGGCGGAAGAGGACCCCACGTTCCAGGTCAACCTGGACGAGGAGACCGGCCAGACGATCATCGCCGGCATGGGCGAGCTGCACCTCGAGGTGCTGGTCAACCGGATGAAGTCCGACTACAAGGTCGAGGCGAACATCGGTAAGCCGCAGGTCGCCTACCGCGAGACGGTGCGCAAGACGGTCGAGAAGCTCGACTACGTGCACAAGAAGCAGACCGGTGGTTCGGGTCAGTTCGCGAAGGTCATCGTCAAGCTCGAGCCGCTCGAGACCACCGATGGCGCGCTGTACGAGTTCGAGAACAAGGTCACCGGTGGCCGCGTTCCGCGTGAGTACATCCCGTCGGTCGACGCGGGCGCCCAGGACGCCATGCAGTACGGCGTGCTGGCGGGCTACCCGCTGGTGGGGCTGAAGTTCACCCTGCTCGACGGTGCCTACCACGAGGTCGACTCCTCGGAAATGGCGTTCAAGGTCGCCGGCTCCATGGCGATGAAGGAAGCCGCCAAGAAGGCGGGCCCCGTCATCCTGGAGCCGCTCATGGCGGTCGAGGTCACCACGCCCGAGGACTACATGGGCGACGTGATCGGCGACCTCAACTCCCGCCGTGGCCAGATCCAGGCCATGGAGGAGCGCGCGGGCACCCGTGTCGTCAAGGCGCTGGTCCCGCTGTCGGAGATGTTCGGTTACGTAGGCGACCTGCGGTCCCGTACCCAGGGTCGTGCGAACTACTCCATGGTGTTCGACTCCTACGCCGAGGTTCCCGCGAACGTCGCGAAGGAAATCATCGCGAAGGCGACCGGGG
- the rpsG gene encoding 30S ribosomal protein S7 — translation MPRKGPAPKRPLISDPVYASPLVTQLVNKVLKDGKRSLAERIVYGALEGAREKTGTDPVVTLKRALDNVKPTIEVKSRRVGGATYQVPIEVKPGRSTTLALRWLVSFSQARREKTMIERLQNELLDASNGLGASVKRREDTHKMAESNKAFAHYRW, via the coding sequence ATGCCCCGCAAGGGTCCGGCCCCGAAGCGGCCGCTGATCTCTGACCCCGTCTACGCATCCCCGCTGGTCACCCAGCTGGTGAACAAGGTGCTGAAGGACGGCAAGCGGTCCCTCGCCGAGCGCATCGTGTACGGCGCTCTCGAAGGCGCTCGCGAGAAGACCGGCACCGACCCGGTCGTCACGCTGAAGCGCGCTCTCGACAACGTGAAGCCCACCATCGAGGTGAAGAGCCGCCGTGTCGGTGGCGCCACCTACCAGGTGCCGATCGAGGTCAAGCCCGGCCGCTCGACCACCCTTGCGCTGCGCTGGCTGGTCTCCTTCTCGCAGGCTCGCCGCGAGAAGACCATGATCGAGCGTCTGCAGAACGAGCTGCTCGATGCGAGCAACGGCCTCGGGGCCAGCGTCAAGCGCCGCGAGGACACCCACAAGATGGCCGAGTCCAACAAGGCCTTCGCGCACTACCGCTGGTAA
- the rpsL gene encoding 30S ribosomal protein S12 translates to MPTIQQLVRKGRQDKAAKQKTAALKGSPQRRGVCTRVYTTTPKKPNSALRKVARVKLTSGIEVTAYIPGEGHNLQEHSMVLVRGGRVKDLPGVRYKIIRGSLDTQGVKNRKQARSRYGAKKEKS, encoded by the coding sequence TTGCCCACGATCCAGCAGCTGGTCCGTAAGGGCCGCCAGGACAAGGCTGCCAAGCAGAAGACCGCGGCCCTCAAGGGGAGCCCGCAGCGGCGTGGCGTGTGCACTCGCGTGTACACCACGACCCCCAAGAAGCCGAACTCGGCGCTTCGCAAGGTCGCTCGTGTGAAGCTGACCAGCGGCATCGAGGTCACCGCCTACATCCCCGGCGAGGGACACAACCTGCAGGAGCACTCGATGGTGCTCGTGCGTGGTGGTCGTGTGAAGGACCTTCCGGGTGTCCGTTACAAGATCATCCGCGGTTCTCTCGACACCCAGGGTGTTAAGAACCGTAAGCAGGCGCGCAGCCGGTACGGCGCGAAGAAGGAGAAGAGCTAA